From a single Artemia franciscana chromosome 9, ASM3288406v1, whole genome shotgun sequence genomic region:
- the LOC136031422 gene encoding elongin-C-like, whose product MAGEDQPMDEPFGGLVGVDSPYVKLISSDGHEFIIKREYALTSGTIKAMLSGPGQFSENETNEVNFREIPSHVLQKVCCYFQYKVKYTNSTTEIPEFPIAPEVALELLMAANFLDC is encoded by the exons ATGGCTGGAGAAGATCAACCT ATGGATGAGCCATTTGGTGGTTTAGTTGGGGTTGATTCACCATATGTTAAGCTAATTTCGTCTGATGGACATGAATTTATTATTAAACGGGAATATGCATTGACCAGTGGAACAATAAAAGCTATGCTCAGTGGACCTGGCCAATTTTCggaaaatgaaacaaatgaaGTAAACTTCAGAGAAATTCC ATCACATGTGCTTCAGAAGGTGTGCTGCTATTTTCAGTACAAGGTCAAGTATACCAACTCAACCACCGAAATACCTGAATTCCCGATTGCCCCTGAAGTTGCCTTGGAGCTACTGATGGCAGCGAACTTTTTAGACTGCTGA